From a region of the Cenarchaeum symbiont of Oopsacas minuta genome:
- a CDS encoding 1-(5-phosphoribosyl)-5-imidazole-4-carboxamide isomerase yields the protein MEGPDIDGLRAVVATGAKTIASGGISGIKDVQLVKECGAYGVMLGKALYENKISIREAIAEC from the coding sequence ATGGAAGGTCCAGATATAGATGGTCTGCGCGCCGTGGTTGCAACAGGTGCTAAAACCATCGCAAGTGGGGGCATATCTGGAATAAAAGACGTACAGCTCGTAAAAGAATGCGGTGCCTATGGAGTAATGCTAGGCAAGGCGCTATATGAAAACAAGATTAGCATACGAGAGGCCATAGCAGAATGCTGA
- a CDS encoding 7-cyano-7-deazaguanine synthase: MKKKAVLVYSGGADSVCAAVMLSNKYDLYGITFVYGQRAKHEIIAAKKLAKHLKIKEHKIVDISFMKDLYGDNVLTDSSKDIPDKFEYSIVVPIRNAIFLSVASAWAYTLGAQLVGYGAHVGDVNYPDCRPTFAKKLADAFNLGEKDGIKSGLHKEIKIWSPYSDSLSKSDLLRFGHDKLGDTLFDTWSCYMNKKYQCGRCESCNNRKAAFMRANISDKTVYLA, encoded by the coding sequence TTGAAGAAAAAGGCAGTCCTCGTATATAGTGGCGGTGCGGATTCTGTTTGTGCAGCAGTAATGTTATCTAATAAATACGATCTATATGGAATAACATTCGTCTATGGCCAACGTGCAAAACATGAAATAATTGCAGCAAAAAAACTTGCAAAGCATCTAAAAATTAAAGAGCATAAAATTGTCGACATTAGTTTCATGAAAGATCTCTATGGCGACAATGTTCTTACTGACTCTAGTAAAGATATTCCAGACAAATTTGAATACTCTATAGTGGTACCTATACGTAATGCCATTTTTTTGTCGGTTGCCTCAGCATGGGCATATACTTTGGGCGCACAGCTGGTAGGATATGGCGCACATGTAGGCGATGTTAATTATCCAGACTGCAGACCCACGTTTGCGAAGAAACTTGCAGATGCATTCAATCTTGGTGAAAAAGATGGCATAAAGTCTGGTCTGCATAAAGAGATCAAGATTTGGAGTCCGTATTCTGATTCTCTCTCAAAAAGTGATCTATTAAGATTTGGTCATGACAAGCTTGGAGATACGCTCTTTGACACATGGAGTTGTTATATGAATAAAAAATACCAATGCGGCAGGTGTGAGTCGTGCAACAATCGAAAAGCAGCTTTTATGCGTGCAAATATATCAGACAAGACTGTATATCTTGCCTAG
- a CDS encoding Imidazole glycerol phosphate synthase subunit HisF produces the protein MLTKRIIPCLDVSKGRVVKGLHFGSLRDAGDPVDLAKKYSDDGADELVFLDITASEQGRETLKSLVQNIAKVIDIPFTVGGGVGEIQHARDILLSGADKVGVNTGAVKNPHLLTELMEIFGKQCVVAAIDAKRNYADSKDVTIFEKDGKTFWYEVFTYGGKKSTGIDAIAWASKAASMGAGEILITSIDADGTKDGYEITLTKAISKAVPVPVVASGGCGTIQHMADVLKDSGADAALAASIFHYDSYGVNAVKQFLQKQGISIRL, from the coding sequence ATGCTGACAAAGAGAATAATACCGTGCCTTGACGTATCAAAAGGACGCGTCGTAAAAGGACTACACTTTGGTTCGTTGCGTGATGCTGGAGATCCAGTAGATCTTGCAAAAAAATATAGTGATGATGGTGCAGATGAGCTCGTCTTTTTAGATATAACCGCATCAGAACAAGGTCGCGAGACATTAAAGAGTCTTGTACAAAATATTGCCAAAGTAATAGACATACCATTTACCGTTGGTGGTGGAGTTGGAGAGATTCAACATGCAAGAGACATACTACTCTCGGGTGCAGATAAAGTTGGAGTAAACACAGGAGCTGTAAAAAACCCGCACCTGCTAACTGAGCTAATGGAGATATTTGGCAAACAGTGCGTTGTGGCGGCAATCGACGCAAAGCGAAATTATGCTGATTCCAAAGATGTCACAATTTTTGAAAAAGATGGGAAAACTTTTTGGTATGAAGTTTTTACGTATGGTGGAAAAAAATCTACTGGTATTGACGCCATAGCTTGGGCTAGTAAAGCTGCCTCGATGGGTGCAGGTGAGATATTGATTACAAGCATCGATGCGGACGGAACAAAAGATGGATATGAAATCACTTTGACAAAAGCCATCTCAAAAGCCGTCCCAGTACCAGTTGTCGCCTCTGGAGGATGCGGAACCATCCAACATATGGCTGATGTGCTAAAGGATTCGGGTGCGGATGCAGCATTAGCAGCATCAATCTTTCACTATGATTCGTATGGTGTAAATGCAGTAAAGCAATTTTTACAAAAACAAGGCATATCTATAAGATTATAG
- a CDS encoding Snf7 domain-containing protein — MTFQNKWAKQTTPGLTEKVSDMLKHNGPLKPRVQAAIVRLQKQVTKLDGMLGKLAERDAKIFSRIVQATQQHDTHTSKVLSSELAEVRKVSKVLGNARIALEQIELRLSTAHDLGDTIVTIMPTIGLMKGMKSSLAKFMPGADQEIGKMAEMLGGMMTDTFTNDSSFATDTATTEESEKILQEAAAIAENTADSKFPTMPTDIDQSVETPNKFM; from the coding sequence ATGACCTTTCAGAACAAGTGGGCAAAACAGACAACACCAGGACTGACAGAAAAGGTATCGGATATGCTAAAACATAATGGTCCTCTAAAGCCACGAGTTCAGGCAGCCATAGTGCGCTTACAAAAACAGGTCACAAAACTTGACGGCATGCTTGGCAAACTAGCAGAGCGTGACGCTAAAATTTTCAGTAGAATAGTTCAAGCAACTCAACAACATGATACACATACGAGCAAAGTGCTCTCGAGTGAGCTTGCAGAAGTGCGCAAAGTTTCAAAGGTTTTGGGTAATGCACGCATTGCATTGGAACAGATAGAACTTCGTCTTTCAACTGCACACGATCTAGGTGATACTATCGTAACAATAATGCCAACAATAGGTCTCATGAAGGGCATGAAATCTTCATTGGCAAAATTCATGCCAGGAGCGGATCAGGAGATTGGCAAAATGGCAGAGATGTTAGGTGGTATGATGACAGACACCTTTACCAACGATTCAAGCTTTGCAACAGATACTGCAACCACTGAAGAGTCAGAAAAGATACTCCAAGAGGCAGCTGCCATAGCAGAGAATACGGCAGATTCAAAATTCCCAACCATGCCGACAGATATAGATCAGTCTGTAGAGACACCAAACAAATTCATGTAG
- a CDS encoding Histidine biosynthesis protein HisA has translation MKAIAAVDIMDGKVVRLLRGNPKESTIYGDDPVAMAKRWAKEGADMLHIVDLDATLGRGSNLNLIKEIATTVDVPVEIAGGLRNAKILDKAASCADCLVLGTLAFEDHHALEKARSKYGTDRLIISVDHRDGIIVINGWQSSTGVDLLKGVDSLCVWDLPIFF, from the coding sequence ATGAAGGCAATAGCTGCAGTTGATATAATGGACGGCAAGGTTGTGCGGTTATTACGTGGTAATCCAAAAGAATCTACCATATACGGAGATGACCCAGTGGCGATGGCAAAACGGTGGGCCAAAGAAGGAGCAGATATGTTGCATATAGTGGATCTAGATGCGACACTAGGTCGTGGCTCCAACTTGAATCTGATCAAAGAGATTGCAACAACAGTAGATGTGCCAGTAGAGATCGCTGGCGGTTTACGTAACGCCAAAATTCTTGACAAAGCTGCATCGTGTGCAGACTGTCTTGTACTAGGTACCTTGGCATTTGAGGATCATCATGCTCTAGAAAAAGCACGCTCTAAATACGGAACAGATCGCCTAATAATATCAGTAGATCATCGTGATGGCATCATCGTGATAAACGGTTGGCAGTCAAGTACTGGAGTAGATCTGCTAAAGGGAGTGGACAGTTTATGCGTATGGGATTTACCCATTTTCTTCTAA
- a CDS encoding putative membrane protein — translation MTAHDNISVPDESWPNWIWYAIEFAIVFAVSMVIAWQISDAILYNVADAIGHGDALESWDGVTIMTSVFQDIPNDIQNKIIATSNWIFYAIFAGFFGIWYLGLRQIILKKKTFA, via the coding sequence ATGACCGCTCATGATAATATCAGTGTGCCAGATGAATCTTGGCCAAACTGGATTTGGTATGCCATAGAATTTGCCATAGTCTTTGCAGTCTCGATGGTGATTGCTTGGCAAATATCTGATGCTATTTTGTATAATGTGGCAGATGCAATTGGTCATGGTGATGCACTCGAATCGTGGGACGGTGTTACCATAATGACAAGCGTTTTTCAAGATATACCAAATGATATCCAAAATAAAATTATAGCAACCTCCAACTGGATCTTTTATGCCATATTTGCAGGGTTTTTCGGTATTTGGTATTTAGGTCTACGTCAAATCATTTTAAAGAAAAAAACTTTCGCCTAG
- a CDS encoding homoserine kinase, which yields MVLAVTVKAPSSTANLGSGFDVFGLGLDAFYDNVTITKKGKGVRIVDSDGTPSNELQNTAGIVVGKMATEYGIKQGVEISIKKGVPAGFGLGSSAASAAAAAIAFDRLFKLNLEPDTLVRHAGQGERASAGTIHYDNVAASVLGGFVIIRDKPLRIMRIEAPKDLALCVAVPHIDVPKKKTKVSRSILSRNVSFEDCTKNISNAASMAAAFAVKDSEVIGGAVNDVIVEPIRKTKIPGFEKIRKGVMEAGAYGFTISGAGPSVIAFSTTRADLDGICNAMEKGFLSSKTKCTTIICRPSAGAIRKKGSRKH from the coding sequence ATGGTGCTCGCAGTTACTGTAAAGGCACCATCTTCAACTGCCAATTTGGGTTCTGGATTTGATGTTTTTGGATTGGGACTAGATGCCTTTTATGATAACGTGACTATAACAAAAAAAGGTAAAGGTGTACGGATAGTTGATTCAGATGGAACACCTTCAAACGAGCTACAGAACACGGCTGGAATAGTAGTAGGCAAAATGGCTACCGAATATGGTATAAAACAAGGAGTTGAGATTTCTATTAAAAAAGGAGTACCTGCAGGGTTTGGTCTTGGCAGTAGTGCAGCTTCTGCAGCAGCTGCGGCAATAGCATTTGACAGGCTTTTCAAGCTAAATTTGGAACCAGACACGTTGGTCAGACATGCAGGTCAAGGTGAGAGAGCAAGTGCTGGCACTATACATTACGACAATGTGGCCGCATCGGTGTTAGGTGGGTTTGTCATAATTCGAGATAAACCGCTTCGGATAATGAGGATAGAGGCTCCCAAAGATCTTGCTTTATGCGTGGCAGTTCCACATATTGATGTGCCAAAGAAAAAAACAAAGGTGTCACGTAGCATACTTTCAAGAAATGTTTCTTTTGAAGACTGTACAAAAAACATATCAAACGCTGCATCGATGGCAGCTGCCTTTGCCGTAAAAGATTCAGAGGTCATAGGAGGAGCCGTCAACGACGTAATTGTGGAACCCATAAGAAAAACCAAGATACCTGGTTTTGAAAAGATTAGAAAAGGCGTTATGGAGGCAGGTGCATATGGATTTACTATAAGCGGAGCTGGTCCATCGGTCATTGCATTCTCTACAACGAGAGCAGACTTGGATGGAATTTGTAATGCTATGGAAAAAGGTTTTCTTTCATCTAAAACCAAGTGCACGACTATCATATGTAGACCTAGTGCCGGCGCCATACGGAAGAAAGGTTCAAGAAAACATTGA
- a CDS encoding phosphoribosyl-AMP cyclohydrolase (hisIE), which produces MEKDIEQIDFTKGDGIIPVIVQDAATLKVLTLAYANRDALERAKQTGNSWFWSRSRKKLWMKGEESGNTQKIKEILVDCDSDALVYLVDPSGPACHTGKGTCFHNILR; this is translated from the coding sequence ATGGAAAAAGATATCGAGCAGATCGATTTTACAAAAGGTGATGGTATCATACCAGTCATAGTACAAGATGCTGCAACACTCAAAGTTCTCACTTTGGCATATGCTAACAGAGATGCATTAGAGCGTGCCAAACAAACTGGCAATTCATGGTTTTGGAGTAGATCTAGAAAAAAGTTGTGGATGAAAGGTGAAGAATCTGGCAACACTCAAAAAATAAAAGAGATACTCGTAGATTGTGATTCTGACGCACTAGTATATCTAGTAGACCCGTCAGGTCCTGCCTGTCATACAGGCAAGGGTACATGCTTTCACAACATTCTCCGATAA
- a CDS encoding GTPase, with amino-acid sequence MKIIFIAGTAGSGKSTLVTRIKEHYTKSGSFPAILNLDPGVEDTLYAPDIDIRDHIDVVSLMRQHKLGPNGALVMASDLVASKLDVIQNESNTINPDYLIVDTPGQIELFAYRNSGPYIIENLEAEEKVGIFMYDGKLITNPTNFVSISMLATSVRLRLGMSMINVLSKQDLITDMIDEIIKWSSNLPALENAIASSTDGESYSLVSNVLRGLNLGGLSQGLIPISSVTGTGMINLEMALSRIINLGEEIED; translated from the coding sequence TTGAAAATTATCTTTATAGCTGGCACGGCCGGATCCGGTAAATCAACCTTGGTTACAAGGATCAAAGAGCATTATACGAAGAGTGGATCTTTTCCAGCGATTTTAAATCTAGACCCAGGGGTAGAAGATACACTATATGCTCCCGATATTGATATACGCGATCATATAGACGTGGTTTCCCTGATGAGACAACATAAACTTGGTCCAAACGGTGCACTGGTAATGGCAAGCGATCTTGTAGCCTCAAAGCTAGATGTCATACAAAACGAATCAAACACGATAAATCCAGACTATCTCATAGTGGATACGCCAGGTCAAATCGAACTCTTTGCGTACAGAAATAGCGGACCTTACATTATAGAAAATCTAGAAGCAGAAGAAAAAGTTGGGATCTTTATGTATGATGGTAAATTAATTACCAATCCAACAAACTTTGTTTCCATATCGATGCTAGCAACTTCTGTTAGGCTAAGGTTAGGTATGTCAATGATAAACGTACTAAGCAAACAGGATTTAATTACAGATATGATAGACGAGATTATAAAATGGTCTTCAAATCTACCTGCATTGGAAAATGCCATAGCTTCAAGTACCGATGGTGAATCATATTCACTTGTATCAAACGTACTTCGTGGACTCAACTTGGGTGGACTTTCACAAGGACTAATTCCTATATCTAGTGTTACTGGCACGGGTATGATAAATTTGGAGATGGCTCTTAGTAGAATCATCAATCTAGGCGAGGAGATTGAAGACTGA
- a CDS encoding GTP cyclohydrolase I produces MIMDEVRIENLIKNLIIEIGEDPTREGLHDTPKRIAKMYKEIFGGYESDPQLAVQFSVDSDTVIIRNIKFYSMCEHHMLPFYGKIHIAYSPNGRVFGVSKLIRLVEKYSRRLQIQERLTKNIADDLYSQGVKGVAIIAQAEHFCMKMRGVHSDAEMISSTFRGIFNKQVEKDSIISLIHNNTLNRGNL; encoded by the coding sequence ATGATAATGGATGAAGTGCGGATAGAAAATTTGATCAAAAACTTGATAATCGAGATAGGCGAAGATCCAACGCGTGAAGGTCTCCACGATACCCCAAAACGTATAGCCAAGATGTACAAAGAGATCTTTGGAGGATACGAGAGTGACCCTCAACTTGCGGTACAGTTTTCGGTGGATTCTGACACAGTCATAATTCGGAACATTAAATTCTATTCAATGTGCGAACATCACATGTTGCCATTTTATGGTAAAATACACATAGCATATTCTCCAAACGGAAGAGTATTTGGCGTCTCAAAATTAATTCGTCTAGTAGAAAAATACTCTCGTAGATTGCAGATTCAAGAACGTCTTACAAAAAATATAGCTGATGATCTGTATTCACAAGGAGTAAAAGGAGTAGCTATTATAGCACAGGCTGAACATTTCTGCATGAAGATGCGCGGCGTTCATAGCGACGCAGAAATGATATCTAGCACATTCCGTGGAATATTCAATAAACAAGTAGAAAAAGACAGCATCATATCATTGATTCATAACAACACTTTGAATAGAGGTAACCTATAA
- a CDS encoding organic radical-activating protein, translating to MKVRLTEIFTSIEGEGIFCGTKTLFVRLAGCPYGCFYCDTLDSLPLDSGTEYEIDEACDMISRELQPSTYKVNFTGGDPLIQHEAVAEMAKFVQSKNVPTYLESSCFEVQRFSHVLSFIDIVKIEFKTVESGFVSPEQHPKLFEQALECLEGSILAEKKTYIKIVVSSKTNFVDFEIMLEKIFSNSAATKILGLIIQPTHGIAEPKLPLLMQMYDAAAKYHVTVRVVPQMHKAIGAP from the coding sequence ATGAAAGTTAGATTAACTGAGATATTTACTTCTATAGAAGGAGAAGGGATTTTCTGTGGAACCAAAACCCTCTTTGTGCGCCTAGCTGGATGTCCTTACGGATGTTTTTATTGTGATACGCTTGATTCACTTCCACTTGACTCTGGAACAGAATATGAAATAGACGAGGCGTGTGATATGATATCTAGAGAACTGCAGCCGAGTACTTACAAAGTCAATTTTACTGGTGGCGATCCACTCATACAACATGAGGCCGTAGCTGAGATGGCAAAGTTTGTCCAGTCCAAAAATGTACCCACCTATCTAGAATCCTCATGCTTTGAGGTGCAAAGATTTTCACACGTGTTATCATTTATAGACATCGTAAAGATTGAATTCAAAACCGTCGAATCAGGATTTGTATCTCCCGAACAGCATCCAAAGCTGTTTGAGCAAGCATTAGAATGCCTTGAAGGATCAATCTTGGCCGAGAAAAAAACATACATCAAGATTGTAGTGAGCTCAAAGACAAATTTTGTTGATTTTGAAATTATGCTTGAAAAAATATTCTCCAATTCTGCAGCCACCAAAATTCTAGGCCTGATTATACAGCCTACACATGGAATTGCAGAACCAAAGCTACCTCTTTTAATGCAAATGTATGATGCTGCAGCCAAATACCATGTAACTGTCAGAGTAGTGCCACAAATGCATAAAGCCATCGGAGCTCCATGA
- a CDS encoding transcriptional regulator — translation MTGFFSKNKDDGETMEAKAPNDNLNSSTLEQTIKASKNLESTRQDDEQTAGSMVGIDGLMNKRVKLEESIDYVGHVIKTLKDKRSRLEKDVEEEAVDIKNLREQLIKIKEYIDDESKGIENLTKKRSQIESEADEVRGIVGNFTEMLSRIDSMVNREKEKVTQFKRSMQSQDTPSST, via the coding sequence ATGACAGGATTCTTTAGTAAAAATAAGGATGATGGCGAAACGATGGAGGCTAAAGCTCCAAATGACAATCTAAACAGCTCAACCCTAGAGCAGACTATAAAAGCATCAAAGAATTTGGAATCTACTCGCCAAGACGACGAGCAAACTGCAGGATCTATGGTTGGAATAGATGGTCTAATGAACAAGCGCGTAAAACTCGAAGAGTCTATAGACTATGTAGGTCATGTAATAAAAACTCTAAAAGATAAAAGATCACGCCTTGAAAAAGACGTTGAAGAAGAAGCTGTTGACATAAAAAATCTCAGAGAGCAGCTGATCAAGATCAAAGAATACATCGATGATGAGAGCAAAGGGATTGAAAATCTTACTAAAAAACGCTCTCAGATAGAGTCAGAAGCTGACGAAGTACGTGGAATCGTAGGCAACTTTACAGAGATGCTTTCTAGAATAGATAGCATGGTAAATAGAGAAAAGGAAAAAGTTACACAGTTTAAAAGATCAATGCAAAGTCAAGATACGCCAAGTTCTACATGA
- a CDS encoding putative membrane protein translates to MASNVISIGVGIPMMVVGALMALFLPQYDMEIASTIEFIGSLIGILGAIFFISGLFYTKQPITH, encoded by the coding sequence ATGGCCTCAAATGTAATATCAATTGGCGTTGGAATCCCAATGATGGTGGTAGGTGCGTTGATGGCTCTATTTCTTCCCCAATATGATATGGAGATTGCGTCTACCATTGAATTTATTGGCAGTCTTATTGGAATCCTTGGAGCGATCTTTTTCATATCTGGCCTCTTTTATACAAAACAGCCAATAACACATTAG
- a CDS encoding imidazole glycerol phosphate synthase subunit HisH — protein MSRVAIFDYGASNIFSLKNALERCGAKVIVIDDLKDTSTISGLLLPGVGNFDPAVRSICGNSEITFKERIGASIPVLGICLGMEMYFEHSQEGKEPGFAAMKGEVILLPNMIKVPHMGWNNLETCGDSKLLSGINDKKIWAYFVHSYYTNPKDPRIVTATTDYGIKVPAIVESGLLYGTQFHPEKSGHVGKIILENFLRECQK, from the coding sequence TTGTCACGTGTGGCAATATTTGACTATGGCGCAAGTAACATATTCAGTTTGAAAAACGCTTTGGAACGATGCGGAGCAAAAGTCATAGTAATAGATGATCTTAAAGATACAAGTACCATCTCTGGCCTTTTGCTTCCTGGTGTAGGTAATTTTGATCCAGCTGTACGTAGTATATGTGGTAACTCGGAAATTACATTCAAAGAGCGCATCGGAGCATCCATTCCTGTATTGGGAATTTGTCTTGGCATGGAGATGTACTTTGAGCATAGTCAGGAGGGAAAAGAGCCTGGATTTGCCGCAATGAAAGGAGAAGTGATCTTGTTACCAAATATGATAAAAGTGCCACACATGGGATGGAACAATCTAGAGACGTGTGGGGACTCTAAACTTTTGTCGGGAATAAATGACAAAAAAATTTGGGCATATTTTGTGCACTCGTATTATACAAACCCAAAAGACCCACGAATCGTAACTGCCACTACAGATTACGGAATTAAAGTACCAGCAATCGTGGAATCGGGTTTGTTATATGGAACACAATTTCATCCAGAAAAATCCGGACATGTTGGAAAGATTATACTTGAAAACTTTTTGCGAGAGTGTCAAAAATGA
- a CDS encoding Membrane protein — MNWRLIAIPVTLVPILAIALQFEIGIDDVLAVGLWPFVGAIIAVMAKLALQGIKFAYIARSYIGNSFDSIKKLVGVRMGSEFIKFTTPMFVGAELVVIYYLHKKNVKTSQATWVAILDIVTEVLAAGTLSVIAGIIALVNGAYVVAAVVLGTSIPITALWVTLFFLSSKRTFQTPIVIKKLLIKIGKKKAAKIVEDANVWMNDICYMSRNNMHTTKAKKVFLVSLTASMVSWILYGISFFIITLGTGYVLGAFDSVMAVMGANAIGNLPITVGGSGLAEFGIVAFLTNADIFNLDITGHSDIWKSVIGWRVATYYVPIAITWFLLVKLALSKYKNKANVGTVNSAPK; from the coding sequence ATGAACTGGAGACTGATCGCCATACCCGTTACGCTTGTGCCTATATTGGCAATAGCCTTACAATTTGAGATCGGCATTGATGATGTTCTAGCAGTTGGTCTTTGGCCGTTTGTAGGAGCGATCATCGCCGTAATGGCAAAACTGGCATTACAAGGTATAAAATTTGCTTATATTGCCCGTTCTTACATTGGAAATTCTTTTGACAGCATTAAAAAACTAGTAGGAGTGCGCATGGGAAGTGAATTTATAAAATTTACAACCCCGATGTTTGTAGGAGCTGAACTTGTGGTAATCTATTATCTTCACAAAAAAAATGTAAAAACTTCACAGGCTACATGGGTTGCCATTTTGGATATTGTAACTGAAGTGTTGGCCGCTGGAACACTCTCAGTTATTGCAGGAATTATCGCTCTAGTAAACGGTGCATATGTAGTTGCTGCTGTAGTATTAGGAACAAGTATACCGATAACCGCACTTTGGGTAACACTATTCTTTTTGTCATCTAAACGTACATTTCAAACTCCTATTGTGATAAAAAAACTTTTAATAAAAATCGGCAAGAAAAAAGCAGCAAAAATTGTAGAGGATGCAAATGTTTGGATGAATGACATTTGTTATATGAGCCGAAACAACATGCATACGACAAAGGCAAAAAAAGTATTTCTAGTATCCCTTACCGCATCAATGGTTTCTTGGATTTTATATGGTATATCATTTTTTATAATTACTCTTGGAACTGGTTACGTATTGGGCGCATTTGATTCTGTAATGGCAGTAATGGGAGCAAATGCAATAGGAAATTTGCCTATTACGGTGGGCGGTTCAGGTCTTGCTGAGTTTGGAATTGTGGCGTTTCTTACAAACGCAGATATATTCAATTTGGATATAACAGGGCACTCGGATATTTGGAAATCAGTAATAGGCTGGCGTGTTGCCACATACTATGTCCCTATAGCGATAACATGGTTTTTGCTTGTAAAATTAGCACTTTCAAAATATAAAAACAAGGCAAACGTAGGAACCGTCAATTCTGCCCCAAAATAA
- a CDS encoding imidazoleglycerol-phosphate dehydratase, with amino-acid sequence MVTSRKKTVKRTTGETTVTVSINLDGSGRVSASTGISFIDHMIIAFTKHAMMDLKINAVSKDNIEHHLVEDVAITIGSAIDKALDKRSGITRFGHASIPMDEALAEASVDLVRRQFSVISLSLKRSNIEKVSKEDLEHFFQSLLINMNSCIHVTVKDGKNDHHKVESAIKSLAVALRQAMSFDSKQKGIPSTKGKMVD; translated from the coding sequence ATGGTAACCTCGAGAAAAAAAACCGTAAAACGTACGACCGGCGAGACGACTGTGACAGTATCCATAAATCTTGATGGTTCTGGCAGAGTTTCAGCATCTACGGGAATCAGTTTTATTGACCACATGATTATCGCATTTACAAAACATGCAATGATGGATCTAAAGATAAACGCAGTATCTAAAGACAACATAGAACACCATTTGGTGGAAGATGTGGCCATTACGATAGGATCTGCCATAGATAAAGCCCTTGATAAGAGATCTGGCATCACGCGGTTTGGACATGCATCGATACCAATGGATGAGGCATTAGCAGAGGCTTCTGTAGATTTGGTTCGCCGACAGTTTTCAGTCATCTCGCTGTCGCTAAAACGATCTAACATTGAAAAAGTTTCAAAGGAGGATCTAGAACACTTTTTCCAATCACTTTTGATCAATATGAATAGCTGCATACATGTAACCGTAAAGGACGGTAAAAACGATCATCACAAGGTGGAGTCTGCTATAAAATCACTTGCAGTTGCACTACGTCAAGCTATGTCCTTTGATTCCAAGCAAAAAGGAATACCAAGCACAAAGGGCAAGATGGTGGATTAA